The following proteins come from a genomic window of Salvia hispanica cultivar TCC Black 2014 chromosome 4, UniMelb_Shisp_WGS_1.0, whole genome shotgun sequence:
- the LOC125221806 gene encoding protein ETHYLENE INSENSITIVE 3-like gives MMMFEDMGFCGDLDFFPMKEADACAVQSAANADAEAEAEGVVEDDYTDDEIDVDELERRMWRDKMRLKRLKEMSKGKEGVDAAKSQEQARRKKMSRAQDGILKYMLKMMEVCKAQGFVYGIIPEKGKPVSGASDNLREWWKDKVRFDRNGPAAIAKYQVDNAIPGRNEGSSPVGPTPHTLQELQDTTLGSLLSALMQHCDPPQRRFPLERGVPPPWWPTGKEEWWHQLGLLKDQGSPPYKKPHDLKKAWKVGVLTAVIKHMSPDITKIRKLVRQSKCLQDKMTAKESATWLAIINQEETLARELYPDHCPPLSGCSGSGTFPMNHSSEYDVDVGDEESNFDVQEQKPAALGLLNIGMGRFHDRLPIPIQQQSHAIKDELITNLEFSRKRKPGCELNVIMDQKVYTCEFLQCPHAEHRNGFLDRASRNNHQLSCPYKHFSIKPVTFPQSFVQHKPSPLPVNQTPAPPFDLSGLGVPEDGQRMINELMSCYDNNVLGNKNANALKEQQRNVHCHQDVGYLQSQGMVLGGGLFDDSNSIHHNPTMVRAGDGFDQCNHNPSENFQLMFSSPFNIPAVDFADNFGPRDSLAKQDIAMWY, from the coding sequence ATGATGATGTTTGAGGATATGGGCTTCTGTGGAGACCTCGATTTCTTTCCTATGAAGGAAGCAGACGCCTGCGCTGTGCAGTCTGCAGCTAATGCCGATGCTGAGGCCGAGGCCGAGGGAGTTGTGGAGGATGACTACACCGATGATGAGATCGACGTGGATGAGCTTGAGAGGAGGATGTGGAGGGACAAGATGCGGCTCAAGAGGCTCAAGGAGATGAGCAAGGGCAAGGAAGGCGTTGATGCTGCGAAGTCGCAAGAGCAGgcgaggaggaagaagatgtCGAGGGCGCAAGATGGGATCTTGAAATACATGTTGAAGATGATGGAGGTTTGCAAAGCTCAGGGCTTTGTGTATGGGATTATCCCGGAGAAGGGGAAGCCTGTGAGCGGAGCCTCTGATAATCTGAGAGAGTGGTGGAAGGATAAGGTGAGATTCGACCGGAATGGACCGGCTGCCATCGCGAAATACCAGGTGGACAACGCCATCCCCGGCAGGAACGAGGGGTCCAGCCCCGTTGGGCCAACTCCTCACACCTTGCAGGAGCTCCAAGACACCACCCTTGGTTCGTTGCTATCGGCTCTGATGCAACACTGTGATCCGCCTCAGCGGCGGTTTCCATTGGAGAGGGGCGTCCCGCCTCCTTGGTGGCCCACTGGGAAGGAGGAATGGTGGCATCAATTAGGCCTGCTGAAGGATCAGGGCTCCCCTCCTTACAAGAAGCCTCATGATCTGAAGAAGGCGTGGAAGGTCGGGGTTCTGACGGCTGTCATCAAGCATATGTCGCCCGACATTACCAAGATCCGGAAGCTCGTGAGGCAGTCCAAGTGTTTGCAGGACAAGATGACGGCCAAGGAGAGTGCGACGTGGCTGGCCATAATCAACCAGGAGGAAACCCTGGCGAGGGAGCTCTACCCCGACCATTGCCCGCCCCTCTCTGGATGCAGCGGCAGCGGAACATTCCCCATGAACCACAGCAGCGAGTACGACGTGGATGTGGGCGACGAAGAGTCCAATTTCGACGTGCAGGAGCAGAAACCGGCTGCTCTCGGGCTGTTAAACATTGGGATGGGTAGGTTTCACGACAGGCTTCCGATTCCAATTCAGCAACAGTCTCATGCCATCAAAGACGAACTAATCACCAACTTGGAGTTCTCGAGGAAGAGGAAGCCCGGCTGCGAGCTCAACGTGATAATGGATCAGAAGGTCTACACGTGCGAGTTTCTTCAATGCCCTCACGCTGAGCACCGCAATGGCTTCCTTGACCGAGCTTCCCGTAATAATCACCAGCTATCTTGCCCTTACAAGCATTTCAGCATCAAGCCAGTGACCTTTCCTCAGTCCTTTGTCCAGCATAAGCCATCTCCGTTGCCCGTGAACCAAACTCCAGCGCCACCCTTTGATCTCTCCGGTCTAGGTGTCCCAGAAGACGGGCAGAGGATGATCAACGAGCTCATGTCCTGCTACGACAACAATGTGCTAGGAAACAAGAACGCAAATGCCCTCAAGGAGCAGCAACGCAACGTGCATTGCCACCAAGACGTTGGCTACCTCCAGAGTCAAGGAATGGTGCTGGGAGGCGGCCTATTCGACGACAGCAACAGCATTCATCACAACCCCACAATGGTCCGAGCAGGGGATGGGTTCGATCAGTGCAACCACAACCCTAGTGAGAATTTCCAGCTAATGTTCAGTTCTCCGTTCAACATACCCGCTGTCGATTTCGCGGATAATTTCGGGCCAAGGGATAGCCTGGCAAAGCAGGATATTGCAATGTGGTACTAA
- the LOC125221111 gene encoding protein ALTERED PHOSPHATE STARVATION RESPONSE 1-like encodes MGASSSRLDEDRSLQLCRARKKFIKQALNGRCSLAAAHIAYIEELKIVGASLRRFVEFDAEFEPLASATPEPHSVKSVSRSVSQNVDAMANHSPPSSTPGSNLFQTHLMKFRSPFSKKVEEKPPVPVAVSVSSTTPLPTTPCSTEVPEASPFETADEPEYPPWDYFGLSHPTEQRFSAQEGRGFHQDLEKSDGREDSQISDDEFDEPATATLVRRFKNVNLSEENLAKDSSSLSSEDKVSETMFPSADNAKEIKEDIVNGVSPLKQTEVEDQVVLKHFLTSMKTIDQLFARASESGKEVIKMLEANKTHFRQVIHGKQRGSASLLKSCFSCGDDPSQVPQEPPQETVKSFTWPHTESSPSDSSLNLLGANYSDGVEDLSNNLFDNFCMVSGSHTSTLDRLYAWEKKLHDEVKAGEMLQSNFDQKCKLLLEQEYQAGNTDKTRAAIKGLHSRIRVSVHRIKSISKKIEEIRDRELQPQLEELLEGLRKMWEMMVQCHKLQLQTIPVSKIPGSTDLIMQSDSRRQVTIHLKNELSHLSSIFTKWINAQKLYVDSINMWLYKCVLLPRNTSKRSKRTRPPPIKDIGPPVYMICDTWLEMFDKLPFKEVVDSIKDLEVDVAHFLPHQEKTKKKGTSTTIVGDEDKAPTPALDRFRTSLAGFLGRLNDFAESSEGLFSDLQKEIEEAKKSYEVLKSQQE; translated from the exons ATGGGAGCTTCGAGTTCTAGATTAGACGAAGACAGGAGTCTGCAGCTATGCCGGGCGAGAAAGAAATTCATCAAACAGGCTCTTAATGGCAGGTGCTCTCTTGCAGCAGCTCATATTGCATACATCGAGGAACTAAAAATCGTAGGAGCATCTCTAAGGAGATTTGTGGAGTTCGATGCTGAATTCGAGCCTTTAGCAAGTGCAACTCCGGAGCCCCATTCTGTAAAGTCCGTCTCCCGGTCTGTATCACAAAATGTTGATGCAATGGCAAATCATTCACCACCTTCTTCGACTCCTGGCTCGAATCTATTCCAAACTCATCTTATGAAGTTCAGAAGCCCGTTCTCCAAAAAAGTCGAAGAGAAGCCTCCTGTGCCTGTTGCAGTCTCGGTTTCTTCCACGACTCCTCTGCCTACCACCCCTTGCTCCACTGAAGTTCCGGAAGCATCACCTTTCGAAACTGCTGACGAACCAGAATATCCACCTTGGGATTATTTTGGTCTTTCTCATCCAACCGAGCAGCGTTTCTCTGCACAAGAGGGCCGAGGATTTCATCAGGATCTGGAGAAGTCTGATGGAAGAGAAGATTCGCAGATATCAGATGATGAATTTGACGAGCCGGCCACTGCTACCCTTGTTCGACGTTTCAAAAACGTGAACTTGTCAGAGGAAAATCTCGCCAAAGATTCATCTTCCTTATCTTCTGAAGATAAAGTATCTGAAACCATGTTTCCGAGTGCTGATAATGCGAAGGAAATAAAAGAAGATATTGTGAATGGAGTTTCGCCACTGAAACAAACGGAAGTTGAAGATCAAGTTGTGCTGAAGCACTTTCTTACGAGCATGAAAACGATTGATCAGCTTTTTGCTAGAGCGTCTGAATCGGGAAAAGAAGTAATAAAGATGCTTGAggcaaataaaacacatttCCGCCAAGTTATACATGGAAAACAAC GTGGTTCAGCATCACTTCTGAAATCTTGCTTTTCCTGTGGGGATGATCCAAGCCAGGTTCCTCAAG AGCCACCTCAAGAGACTGTCAAGTCCTTTACTTGGCCTCACACGGAATCATCTCCTTCCGATTCTTCTTTGAACCTTCTAGGTGCGAATTACTCTGATGGCGTTGAAGATCTTAGTAATAATCTCTTCGACAACTTCTGCATGGTCTCTGGAAGCCACACGTCAACCTTGGATAGGCTTTATGCGTGGGAAAAGAAGCTTCACGATGAAGTTAAG GCTGGTGAGATGCTTCAGAGTAATTTTGATCAGAAATGCAAACTTCTCCTAGAGCAAGAATACCAAGCAGGGAATACCGACAAGACACGAGCTGCAATAAAAGGACTGCACTCGAGAATTCGAGTTTCTGTGCATCGAATCAAGTCCATCTCAAAGAAGATCGAAGAAATTAGAGATCGAGAGCTTCAGCCGCAGCTTGAGGAGCTACTAGAGGG GTTAAGGAAGATGTGGGAAATGATGGTGCAATGCCATAAGCTTCAGCTACAGACGATACCGGTATCTAAAATTCCCGGAAGCACGGATCTCATCATGCAGTCAGATTCTCGGAGACAGGTCACCATCCATCTGAAGAATGAACTAAGCCATCTGTCATCCATCTTCACAAAATGGATCAACGCGCAAAAGCTCTACGTGGATTCAATCAATATGTGGCTCTACAAATGCGTTTTGCTTCCGCGGAATACTTCTAAGAGGAGCAAAAGGACGAGACCTCCGCCCATAAAAGACATAGGTCCCCCAGTATACATGATATGTGATACCTGGTTAGAGATGTTCGACAAACTCCCTTTTAAAGAAGTTGTCGACTCTATCAAGGACTTGGAGGTCGACGTCGCACACTTTCTGCCTCATCAAgagaagacgaagaagaaggGCACGAGTACTACCATTGTGGGAGACGAAGACAAGGCACCAACGCCTGCTCTGGATCGTTTCAGGACGAGCTTGGCTGGATTTCTTGGGAGATTGAACGACTTTGCTGAGTCGTCCGAGGGGCTGTTCTCGGACCTCCAGAAGGAAATCGAAGAAGCTAAGAAAAGCTATGAAGTGTTGAAGTCACAACAGGAATAG